The region AAATTTATCACAAATTTTCCAAGTTTTTAACACATCTTCCTAAGTTTTTCTACTTCCATTTGTTGCGTGTTTGCAGTTGcgctcaattttttttactagtaAATATAGTTATTGAGCTTATTATAAGACTGCATTTTTTAATTACTATTTATTACACGCACAATGTATAGTGGTGAAAGTCAAGAAATGGCATAAATAATTATCAACGCGTCAACTCGAATATAGTAAAATCTTATGCATAAATATATCATTTCCAACATTCTACCCATATATTTATTCCTGATCTTATAATCTTATCGAACTAGCTTGTGTTTAACGATAATGATTGAATTAAAAACTAAGTAATTGTCTATAactttaaattaataaattacaaGTTGAgctttaatttttattgaatttataaaattattaatatcaaTAGTCAAAATTAAGCTAAATGTATAACAAAACACACGTTAATATGATTGTCATAAATGTATACAAATTGTTTATTCTCTAAGTTTTTAGCAGAAAATCACATGTGTTTTAATTGATAAATGAATAGATATATAAAGAGCGCATCACGGTAGCTTTTGGCATGGCATCGAACATTAACCACTCTATCATATCATCGCGCGCTTTCTATTATATGCAATTACCGCTTTTGTGCGTCTTTTACATGTAAAAAAGGGAGAGAAACAAAGAATTAACTAAGGAAAAATCACCCTTGCATAAAGTATAATTAAGCTACTAAAAAACTACTCCATAAAAATTGGTATAATGCAATCACGCAGTAACTTAAAATTATAAGCCTAGTAAAAGGTCACTATTGTGACTTAATTTTGAATAATTGTCTTAGTACTACTATACTATATAGTTGACTCAAAAGCTAGTACATAACAAACCAACTTCTGCTTTTATATTTGTATAATATAAATCCCAACAATTCATAGACGCAGTGTGGTCTCTCACCTCACAATCTATTATACGAAGTATATTTTATCCTTTTACTTCTTTAATTTTCAATAAGACTGCAGAAATTAATTATTGAATAATATACAGGTTGGTTGAGCGACGGCTGGATAGACCTCATTTTAGAAATATTTGATCCTTGTTTTTAAATAAGAGTACTCGTATCTTAATtaaaaactttatttaaataattaaataaaagtcaTAACTATACCAAACATATACTAAGCTGGCCAAGGATGAGAATACACGTGCTGCTATTTTCTTATCGAAATaatatcaaaaaaaatttaaaacatcaCTTTCTGGGCCCAACCTTGAGCTATTTAGAGAAAGTTTTTCAAATTTATCCAAGCTATAGTATAGGCAACTTCTTAGCTTTTAATGGGCAAAAATTATAGAACTGGTAACGCCAATActatcaattattcaaaaaaaatagtactactagtttCAAGTTCGCACACAGATTTCGTAAAATCTACTTTATTTTGTTAGTGATTCAATATGTAATTTGACTTTGTATCTAAATTTATATAATCGCAGTTTTTGGATCTAATCGGTTTAAATTGACAATTACAAAGCGAATCATTTGTCACATTACTTGGAGAATTAAATATCCACTTGGCACAATCGTGACAGTGAGGTACCATTAATAATATTCTGAATATGGCATCCGATAATAAAGATTTGTttaatgatttaaattattcactGATAACATACTAACAGTAATACTAATAAACAATAATAAcagtattaattattataacgattattattatgattGTTTTTATGGTTAGAATTTTAGTGCAATAATAGAAATAAAGTATATTAAATATCTAAACCAGTAATAACTTGGAATAAAAATACTCCTACCAAAGAAAAACTAGAAAACATGAATACTAGAAAAAAGTTGCACTATTCACTTGTTTTGAAGGTTCTTACTATTTCACAAACACAAGAACTTAAAATATAGAAATCAGGTTGCTTTACCACCATACAAACAAACTCTAGCAATGCTGTAAATAAATTAGATTTACAGAGGAAATTTAGAAATCAGATTACCTTACCACCACACAACAAAATTCTAAGAATGCTGTAAATAATTAGATTGACTGAGGAGATTTAATTCTCTTAAACCAAATCATCCGAGAATATTCAgactttattttcctttttaggcAAGGAGATAATTTAAGGAATAAGTTATAGCCAAATTAAGCCATTTTGCATGAAGAAATATGTACATCCCTCTATTTTTATGACCCTACGAATATTGTCATCATTCCTCAAAAGCTAAATGAGAGACAAAATTCTTCTTTCCCCATCAAGATAACTCTTTTTGTCCTCAAAATGCTCAACTTAGATTACTTATCACCCCCATCCCCCcaccaccaaaaaaaaaaaaaaagacaaatatCTGGGTATCAGGAACAAGTTGCAACCCCAAACTACATCCGAATGCATGCTACTTCTTACTCTCCTGAACTTGGCTTAGGAACATTACCACCAGAAGTAGCCGGTCCGTGATTGCCGCCTTCATCAACATCATCCTTCTTTGGAATACTACCATCAAAAGTTTCATGATTGTCAAAGCTGCCCTTGTCTCCGCAAACAATCTCAGGCTCGGAACCATATCTGTCTGCCCACCCTGCATCCAAGTCCTGGTCGCTAAGAGACCCAACGTCCgaatctccatctcctccaacATGGAGATGATGAAACTCCCCATGGGTATGATGGAGATCATCGCCATCTTCGGCCAGCAGAAAATGGGTTGAAGGGTAGTGTACTCGGGCAGATTTCAggtcttcatcatcatcactgtCTATCCGTGACAAATAAGATCGGTTTTGAACACCTCGCTTCCGTAGCATGAACACATTGAAGTAGTAGCTGACGAATTCCTTTTTTGTCCGAGAAGGAAACACAGCAGCAAGGTCCTTCCAAAAGTCTCTACCTAATGAAGCAGGATTGGATATAACCACCTTGTGGAAAAGCTGCTCATCTTCAGTGGTCCACCTCTGGGTTATCTCCTCACCCATCTCATAGAAGCCTAACTTCACAAAAATTTCATCTCCGATGGTGTAGCGCAATTTCTCTCTTGCTTCTCTCACATGATGCTGCACACATCTCACAGACCCCATATCTGGGCAGACACAATCAGCTCTGCCACGCCCAACAGTGTAACCATCACTGCTTAAATCATTTAAACCAGGTGATGGAATGATACAAGTACCCATAAGTTTTTGTACCAACTCGTCTTTGATGAAGTTTCTAGAGCCTGAGAAATTCTTCCCACTAGCACTAGGATCCCACTCCGGAACTTCTGCCTGATGGTCTGGCCCAACTGGCACTTCTTTCCTGGGGGGACAGtttaataaatacacatatgGGTCTTCATGCTGTTCTGGAGGTAGCCGAGGCAAGGTTAAGTCAATAACTCCTGGAACATTGTAATAGCGAGCGAAGTCATGATCTTCAAAATGCTCCCCTCTGCTGCTGCTACTGCTAGTGGTGGTGGCCAAAGAAAAGGGTATACTTGCATCCAATTCTTTGTCCACTATCAAGGTGCCAATGCCGCCACTTTCAGGCATCCCATCCGAATCTATTTCAGATAATTTGCTCTTGGCTTCACCTAAGTGATTCAACATGCCAAAAAGAATGAATTAAATGTGTCAAAGTAGTGGTAGAGTTTGCCAGATATATCCAAATAATACAACTTGTTTGAATAAAGAAAGAAGACTTAAGTTGTTacaaatatcacaaaacatGTGTCGCTGCACAAGCTTGCATATTCAAGTATCATTCTAAATGACAGTATCCAAGAAAATATGATACAACCATGAGTGACAAAAGAAACTGAAGTTCTGGTATTCAATAGCATATCATACCAGGAGAATTTACTATTGGAAAAGTTGGGCGAGAAGGGAAATCTTCGGTCGCTAATGTCGGCTTTTTGTTGCTATCGTGCTGTTTAGGTTGCTCGAATGAAAGCTCCGGAAGATTTTCCTCTTCCAATGGTCGCTTAACACCCATCCTCTGTAAttcaagaagaaaaaaaatatcagaTTAACAATTTCTATAAAGCTTACTGGTGGCACTTAATAAGAAATAACGATCTAGTTCATGACGccattttctaaaaaaaagttCATGACGTCATAAGAGCAAAAATCGGTATCAGTTACACATCAATGCTAAGCATATATGTGATTCTGTATTTTCTTAAACTCATCTATAACTCGCTGCAACTCAAATCGCACATCTGTAAATCAATAAAGGTAGAAATGAAATCAAGATGTAAAAAAGGACAAGCGGTGTGACACGTGTTCACAACAAGAACACCAGATCATATGGCCACATTACAATGGGCAAACGGAAGAAAAATTGTATTTAAGACCATTAGACAAATACTATAAACTTTGGAACTTGACTTGATGCGCCCAAGTAGAAGCAAATTGATCACTTAACTATTATGATGTAGAGATAAAGGGCAATGTAAACAATTAAGTGACGGATCTTAAACCCAATCCAGCCTTATAACTCTACTACTTCCTTTCATGACATCAACCAGTGTCACTAAATGTATCCAAATACCTATCCTGTGCTCTTTTTAACAATCATTTTTCACATGTTATTATGCCTCGTGCAAAAAGAATAAATCACAACTATGATAGGACTTTTAAAACATGAAAGGCTGAATAAAAAAACGTTCTTCATTTCACTGCTTTCTACTTAAAGTATATAGGTTGGGGGATCCATTTTCctaaattaattgaatatataaCAACTGAAGAACCTATCTATTCTCTGCAGCCAAATTATTGTAAGATTCAGCTAAAATAAAAGAAGACGCCCAATTTTCTTACGAAACCCTAACCCTAGATTCAATTCCACATATGAAACCaccaaaaaaacaataaaaaatatcaattcgGAAATATACGTACCAAAAACATAAACCAATTTACAGTCAGCCTGAAGATAGAGCAACGACGAACAGCGAAACCCTAGGTATCAAAAAGTCTCCTTATAGAATTACAATTCCTGGTTCTATTAATAGAGGCAAAATGAAGAATGAAGCCAATTGGAAACAAAAAGGCCAAGAAAATAAGATTTCGGGGAAAAATCGCACAGATCGGAAAATTCAAAGCTAAAACCTAGAATTTCTTAGAACCAACAGATTATATTCGATCCGCCAATCAATCGAGAGAGGGAGGGACGAATTGAATCAAAAGATAGCTGGATTTGAGAATTGAGAAATGAATTCGATCGAAGTTTCCATTACAGATTTCAGTGAAATCGGCGTTTGACGGAATTGGGGGAAAATTTTACGGTGCGGTTCGCGTGGGTTTTGTAAGAGTAAAGTACGACCCGAATACGATGACCCGGTTTTGATTCCGCACGTGGTTTCTTTCGTACACGTGTCAGCTAGCTGAGTGAAGATCGTTTTATCATGTGTTTGGGGTGAATATcgtttatctatttttatttaccACAGCCGTTATTTgtctgattttttttgtttatttaactATATTTCTGAACACAAGCCTAATCTAATTTTGCAATATTTGGTCAAAATTATATCTGTAATAATATTCTTACAGTGTCATCAACTATGAGGTTCTGTTTAAATTGTTGGTCTTTGCTCATTAAGATTAGCCAAAATCGCATCAGATTTATTGAGTTTCTTGTAGAGATTAGAGACAATTAATAAATGGAAAAGGAGAATGCACAGTGATTGATTGATTAGTTTATTAGCTGACTATACATATGTTTTACTCAGTAGTAGTACTTAATCTTTCCAATGTTTGGAATTTTATAATCATTCCAGAGATATTGGGTACTATTAATGTGTTTGATGTGTATTGAAAATTAGTTTCTTAAATTCAAATGTGTTCGTATTATTGACTGCAACAGACGTTTGACATTGTCCGTTTTGGGTCAAGCAtgcacggatttatttttgggttacTCCCAAAAGGTCTCAAACTGATTAgggttggacatgaattatatataccttccaacttccctcataCTCCCGATATGGGTTAGGTTTGTACTCAACAAAATGTGTTTAACCGATAACTTCTATAGATAGCTAGTGCAACATTTAGGTCCTGAACAACTAACACACGATTTTCATCGTAAACACGCAAAACGTGCACCAGCTAACCTCTGTATTGTGCAAGTTTAATAAGTGGTATAAATTGATTGAATTCACACAATTCTTATTAAACATCCACGCACAAGTTTGGTAATGATTCTCTCAAAATTGTATAAATCTTACCAAACATGCGTGAGGTTGGCTTGACAATGCTTTGCAATGGTCTATTTATATGAAATTAGTTGATTCATGCCAGCATGCTCAACCTGAGCAAATAATTGGTACGCATAGTAATATGCATGTGCAGTGTTGAGATCGTAAACGTTTTTGGTTTAGAATAAAATGAGTTATTCACAACTTAAACAATTGATAGGTTAACTAAAGCAAATTTGTTCAAAGTTATTTCTCTCTTGTTAATGCATTTTCCTAAACAAAtgaattctaattttaaattaaaactaaggCCAAATATAGACCTTTAGATCATAAAATAGATAGTGAAGATCTAGGATTTTCAGTAGGGCTGCAAATTTAGTCCTTGAGTTTTGGATATATCCGATCCCGACCTGATTCACACAAATTGTGGGTACTCAAACCCGAAATTATGCGTTCGGGTAATTGAtgtaaaattttttaaaaaaaattggatttcgGGTACCCGAATATTACTCGATTATGGAAATGTGCATTTGTGTTTATAGTTATTACTCCTTTCATCCCACCAAAGTATGCACTTTTGATTGTGACAgtttaatacacaattggtaaagtaaaagaaagataggaataaaaagtaattaaatattgTTAGGAGAATAAGTCGCACCTCTTTAGAGATAAAAgctttttcaaaaatagaaagtgcataACTTGTGAgacggattaaaaaggaaatagtgcatactatatgggacggagagagtaatattttttttccatagGCCTGTAGCGCAATTTTATTTAACCACTCTTAGTTTTAACAATGTTTTCATGCCTCACTCTTTCAACTTTAAGTTTCTTTAGCCCACCTCGAGTCGTTGTGCTACACCCCAAAAGTGTCTTTATTTTGATATTAACTAGTGTCTAATGCTTATTACTACTCCTAGTATATAAGTAAAACCGTAGTATCATTATGATGAGAAAACTAAAGCACTAAAATTATTGAAGTTTGAACTTTGAATAATAGTCAATAAGTTACACTCCCTATGTTAATTTTCATAACTCATGTACTCGTcacaataaaatttatataaataaaataaatctgaAACATAATAATTTCGGATTTGCGGGTATAATGCTCTTAATTGCTTTGCGggtataaagtaaaataaatctGAAACATAAATCTTAAAAGCCGTGCCAGAACCAAAGTGGACATTTTCtccttctattttactttattatttatgggtcTTACCATTTATTATACAATTTCAACTAtgttttctcattctcttttgttttaccaattacacattaaaactcatgtcaatcCTAAATGACTTATttctatggaatggagggagtacattgcAATAACAATCCGAATTGCAGGCTTAACCACCAAAATATTGGATGAGGATATCATTCCATGATATGAATTAGCTGATATATTTTTTACATATGTTATCTGTTAgtatgaatttgatcaaaataCCAAGCTGATATATGTTTTATATATGTAGTTATGTTATGAATACGCTCAAAATACCAGCTGATATTTTTTACATATGTTGTATGTTGGCATTAATTCGATAAAAATACCAAACTTATCACTGTATATTCGGCCAAAATTGCCATCAAATCCCAATATTCGGGAACTCTACTTTATCTTAATATTTTGGGCTAAATATTAAAGAAATCTAACTCTGTAAAGTGTAAACCCAACTTGGATTAGAGTAAGACAACATTATTTGGCCCAATACGAAATGAATCATGGACCTATTCAATCTGGACCTATTCAATCTGGCCCAATACGATTATTTGGCCCAATAAAGTCGTTAACTACAACTCTACAACACACCCGAAAAAATCGCCCTATAAATAAAGAAGGAGATGAACCTAATTTCACTCGCAAGGTGTCCTATACATCTGCAATTCCAGCCTCCCAGGTATGCTGTTGATTCCTTCTTTGATTTACTCAACACTTCATCATGTTGTTTTGTCTGGTAAGAGgtctttgatttattaattttgtgaatCTTGCGTAAAATTAGCTGGTTTAGATGACAAGGAGGAGTGATTTGCTGCTTTTGGGGGAAATCATGTGTTGATGGCATTGGTTATGTGATGACCTAATTCACTTTGATAATTTTGGAATATCTAATCATTAAAGAGAATTTGGAAGCATGTGGACTTGATAGAAGAGCTTTTCACGCTGTAGGATTTTATTGTTCTAGTGTCTGCAATAGATGTAGCTTCGTACTGTGGCAGTTCACTCTTTCAATTTGATGAGGAAATTTGTTGTTAACCAGTTTTATTTGATTCGCTTACTTATTTGGAGAGGGAAGATTACACTATTTGAACCTTTATTGAAACTAATGTTTGAACATCATTGATTAAGAATAGTCTGTGACTCTGTATTTTGTAATCTTTTCCATGAAAGATGAAACAGTGATTTGTAACGATATTCTACTGAGAAAATAAGAAGGCAACCCTCGGTGCAAATCCTAGGTGTTCCAGTTTTGGTAATGCCAAATGAACCTTTGTGTGTGTATGGTGAGAATCTGATGGAAAGTATGTTCCTTTTTACCCTAAACCCTAGATATGGTACTGTCTCTGTCTGGCATAATTGGTTCAAAATGAATACTACTATTATCTATGTATCTCACAATGTTAAGTTCATAATTTAGTCTGTAATAACTTAATACGGAATTAATTTACTGTTAAAAGATAGTCTTAGTTTTGGTAGCAAGTAGTTTTATTGTATGAATCACACTATTTTCTTGAAAGAAGTGCTCGTGCATTGCTATAGTGCTTCATATGGAATAAAGCTTACACAAACAAGTCTTGCAGATGGCTTTGGTTGTTATTTGTGGTCAGCCTTGTAGTGGGAAGTCAACAGCCGCAGCCTGCCTGGCTGAAGCCCTTCAAGAAACAGAACCGAAGCCATCAGTTCGGATCGTTGATGAATCTTCGTTTCACCTCACACGGAACGACGGCTATGCTAACATGCCATCAGAAAAGAATTTAAGAGGAGTTTTGAGATCTGAAGTTGATAGATCTCTGACCAGAGACAATATTATTATAGTGGATTCTTTGAACAGCATAAAGGGGTACAGATACGAGCTATGGTGTCTGGCTCGTGCAGCTGGTACAAGATACTGTGTCGTACACTGTGATGCTGAAGAGACATATTGTCGGAAATGGAATGAAGAACGGAGGGATAAATCAGAGGAGAATTATGATGATAAAATATTTGAAGATCTGGTTAGAAGGTTTGAGAGGCCGGATAGCAGAAACCGTTGGGATTCACCGTTGTTTGAGCTATGGCCCTCCCGAGATGGGATTGAAAAATTGTCGGCTGCCATAGTGGATGCTGTGAGATACCTGACAAAAAGAGTAGACTCAAAAACCAAGGATGTTAAAGTGTTGCAGCCCACTATTGCAACACAGGGTGCACGTCTAACAGAGGCGAATTCTCTCTACGAGTTGGATAGAGCAACACTTGAGGTAATGAACATGATCGTAGAAGCACAGTCCCATGCAGCCGGAGGTCCCCTCAATGGCGTG is a window of Salvia splendens isolate huo1 chromosome 3, SspV2, whole genome shotgun sequence DNA encoding:
- the LOC121797164 gene encoding uncharacterized protein LOC121797164; protein product: MFLRMGVKRPLEEENLPELSFEQPKQHDSNKKPTLATEDFPSRPTFPIVNSPGEAKSKLSEIDSDGMPESGGIGTLIVDKELDASIPFSLATTTSSSSSRGEHFEDHDFARYYNVPGVIDLTLPRLPPEQHEDPYVYLLNCPPRKEVPVGPDHQAEVPEWDPSASGKNFSGSRNFIKDELVQKLMGTCIIPSPGLNDLSSDGYTVGRGRADCVCPDMGSVRCVQHHVREAREKLRYTIGDEIFVKLGFYEMGEEITQRWTTEDEQLFHKVVISNPASLGRDFWKDLAAVFPSRTKKEFVSYYFNVFMLRKRGVQNRSYLSRIDSDDDEDLKSARVHYPSTHFLLAEDGDDLHHTHGEFHHLHVGGDGDSDVGSLSDQDLDAGWADRYGSEPEIVCGDKGSFDNHETFDGSIPKKDDVDEGGNHGPATSGGNVPKPSSGE
- the LOC121797165 gene encoding protein KTI12 homolog isoform X1, with product MNLCVCMMALVVICGQPCSGKSTAAACLAEALQETEPKPSVRIVDESSFHLTRNDGYANMPSEKNLRGVLRSEVDRSLTRDNIIIVDSLNSIKGYRYELWCLARAAGTRYCVVHCDAEETYCRKWNEERRDKSEENYDDKIFEDLVRRFERPDSRNRWDSPLFELWPSRDGIEKLSAAIVDAVRYLTKRVDSKTKDVKVLQPTIATQGARLTEANSLYELDRATLEVMNMIVEAQSHAAGGPLNGVTLGPGLPSVDISRHVGLPELRRLRRTFIKLTGQSSLSGPPPPSDADSAKRMFVDYLNRELGNS
- the LOC121797165 gene encoding protein KTI12 homolog isoform X2; translation: MALVVICGQPCSGKSTAAACLAEALQETEPKPSVRIVDESSFHLTRNDGYANMPSEKNLRGVLRSEVDRSLTRDNIIIVDSLNSIKGYRYELWCLARAAGTRYCVVHCDAEETYCRKWNEERRDKSEENYDDKIFEDLVRRFERPDSRNRWDSPLFELWPSRDGIEKLSAAIVDAVRYLTKRVDSKTKDVKVLQPTIATQGARLTEANSLYELDRATLEVMNMIVEAQSHAAGGPLNGVTLGPGLPSVDISRHVGLPELRRLRRTFIKLTGQSSLSGPPPPSDADSAKRMFVDYLNRELGNS